The following are encoded together in the Novipirellula caenicola genome:
- a CDS encoding ATP-binding protein produces MTEEDIRTKIVVNWLLGHGFEAGEFKLEYVFSVRIGRAEITTGRRTRTKSNSIANPRADVLVRRNNQNLLVVEVKAPSESVEDARDQGISYARLLDQIAPFVVVTDGTTSRIYDTVSKQEMSGESIPTDHPHVLNGFQVSADDLALKSEAMELFVSLSPDNLLEFCRHQIAARMQRLRGDSIHSSKKYIPCLYVARTKASDKLRELVSRRHEKVVVVTGRPQVGKTNFLCNFVSEEIDAGRPCLFFPSSSMISGLLNELAEDFGWSGFSTEASPAQLVRKLARVLKKSGQELTLVFDGWNETDIQEAAAIDKEVERISNDSARVTTVISFTNTSAGRLLQKRGNPTFVSEAARIGLGDLALIETNSPRVFEKSDWSAVYLENYDPEELQAAYRTYSKAFNVKNDSCPTSDPYLLAIATRHYQGGTLPSELDEQSLLENWLQSRIGRADIPGTNVQAALTELGSMMIHQGAPIDASEVKRGWGLPAISRIDPGFFDCALLSQYASEQVDFYFSRDRDFVISIWAAKWHARIEELLQSTTTFTLLTEGGQACIDAAIWFFSQREVQKHLAGDGTLPVFACADLHRLYLRGFAISLSRLKQSSSSGTFIGYDSNHWFEQFVTLFESGKDYDLRLEALRGALQLSDYVEMDSLPTMFLEESNDFDKFVRSILELDYESGDERVAGGIGVEFLSKLDYESRMGNEEETFISNSVRQVMTTANSRAEHLLASQAYASMCPKCFLRMLRGVPERNQKEDYSLSVACAVNAIEYQYYGTGMCPSYTDILKEDADLAEEEFNEIRELLDCVASSIWGETPVKNLRELLRIIGSFLPNDPERADTIIPTECPGQMRFGFTENN; encoded by the coding sequence GTGACTGAAGAAGACATTCGAACGAAGATCGTAGTCAATTGGCTTTTGGGGCATGGATTTGAAGCTGGCGAATTCAAGCTTGAATACGTATTTAGCGTAAGAATAGGACGCGCTGAAATAACGACCGGACGAAGAACACGAACTAAGTCAAATTCTATCGCCAACCCCCGTGCCGACGTCCTTGTGAGGCGGAACAACCAGAACTTACTGGTAGTTGAAGTAAAAGCACCAAGTGAGTCTGTAGAAGATGCAAGAGACCAGGGGATTTCGTACGCGAGACTACTTGACCAAATTGCACCATTCGTTGTTGTAACCGACGGTACAACCTCACGAATATATGACACCGTTAGCAAACAAGAAATGTCTGGCGAGTCAATACCTACGGATCATCCTCATGTGTTGAATGGCTTTCAAGTCTCAGCTGATGACCTGGCGCTAAAATCCGAAGCGATGGAACTCTTTGTCTCCCTATCACCTGACAATCTGCTTGAGTTCTGTCGGCATCAAATCGCAGCTCGGATGCAAAGACTTCGTGGGGACTCGATCCATTCAAGCAAAAAGTATATCCCTTGTCTATATGTTGCGCGAACGAAGGCGTCGGATAAGCTTCGAGAACTAGTCTCGCGTCGACATGAGAAGGTTGTTGTAGTTACCGGTCGCCCGCAGGTTGGCAAAACCAATTTCCTCTGTAATTTTGTGAGTGAAGAAATCGACGCAGGTCGACCCTGTCTGTTCTTCCCGTCTTCAAGCATGATATCAGGACTCCTGAATGAGTTGGCCGAGGATTTCGGTTGGAGCGGATTTTCTACGGAAGCCTCGCCAGCTCAACTCGTCCGGAAATTGGCACGTGTATTGAAGAAGAGCGGACAAGAACTGACTCTTGTTTTCGACGGCTGGAACGAAACAGATATTCAGGAAGCCGCTGCGATCGACAAAGAGGTAGAACGAATCTCGAATGACTCTGCGCGTGTTACCACGGTCATTAGCTTTACGAACACCTCGGCGGGACGTCTCCTGCAAAAACGCGGGAACCCTACGTTTGTTTCGGAAGCTGCTCGCATCGGACTCGGCGATCTTGCGCTGATTGAGACGAACTCACCAAGAGTTTTCGAAAAATCGGATTGGAGTGCTGTGTACCTAGAGAATTATGATCCCGAAGAACTGCAAGCTGCTTACCGAACCTATTCCAAGGCGTTCAATGTTAAGAACGACAGTTGCCCCACCTCGGATCCCTACCTGCTCGCAATCGCGACGCGTCACTACCAGGGAGGTACACTGCCAAGCGAGCTCGATGAGCAATCGTTACTTGAAAATTGGCTGCAATCTCGTATCGGACGCGCTGATATACCAGGAACCAACGTGCAAGCCGCATTAACGGAACTTGGTTCAATGATGATCCATCAGGGCGCTCCAATTGATGCCAGCGAAGTAAAACGTGGTTGGGGTCTTCCAGCCATATCGAGAATCGATCCAGGATTTTTCGATTGCGCCCTTCTTTCGCAGTACGCCAGCGAGCAAGTCGATTTTTACTTCAGTCGGGACAGAGATTTTGTGATCTCGATTTGGGCTGCCAAATGGCATGCAAGAATAGAGGAGCTACTTCAAAGCACCACGACCTTTACCTTACTCACAGAGGGCGGGCAAGCGTGCATTGATGCGGCGATTTGGTTCTTCTCTCAGCGTGAAGTTCAAAAGCACCTCGCCGGCGACGGAACACTTCCGGTATTCGCGTGTGCTGACCTGCATCGTCTTTACCTCAGAGGATTCGCAATCTCACTTTCACGACTCAAGCAAAGTTCCAGTAGCGGAACGTTCATCGGATACGATTCCAATCATTGGTTTGAACAATTCGTCACTTTGTTTGAGTCTGGTAAAGATTACGACCTGCGATTGGAAGCGTTGAGAGGGGCACTCCAACTATCAGATTACGTCGAAATGGATTCGCTGCCGACTATGTTTTTGGAGGAATCGAACGACTTTGACAAGTTTGTGAGGTCAATCCTGGAGCTTGATTACGAATCAGGAGATGAACGGGTGGCAGGAGGCATTGGTGTTGAGTTTCTCTCAAAACTGGACTACGAATCCAGAATGGGCAATGAAGAAGAAACGTTTATATCCAATAGTGTGCGTCAGGTGATGACAACTGCTAATTCGCGTGCCGAGCACCTGCTGGCTTCCCAAGCATATGCGAGCATGTGCCCTAAGTGCTTTTTGCGAATGCTCCGGGGAGTTCCGGAAAGAAATCAAAAGGAAGACTATTCGTTGAGCGTGGCGTGTGCCGTGAACGCGATTGAATATCAATACTATGGCACAGGCATGTGTCCTTCGTACACTGACATCTTGAAGGAAGACGCGGATTTAGCAGAAGAGGAATTTAACGAAATTCGTGAGCTGCTTGACTGCGTCGCTTCTTCCATCTGGGGCGAAACACCCGTTAAAAACCTTCGCGAGCTTTTGAGGATAATTGGTTCTTTCCTTCCTAATGATCCAGAAAGAGCGGACACAATCATCCCTACGGAGTGTCCGGGTCAGATGCGGTTTGGATTTACTGAAAACAACTGA
- a CDS encoding cysteine desulfurase family protein produces MKTNDTQPVYLDVNATTPLDPRVFEAMRECFLGPPANAGSRTHVYGHRAKDAVEDARAKVANVIAAKPEEIIFTSGATESNNLAIIGLAAHGEATGRKHILSTTIEHKAVLEPLEYLGTKGFEIELVPVGSGGFVDPNDVVKRCRKDTLLVSVMHANNETGVIQPIKEIGEHLQATDTWFHIDAAQTFGKEPDLTDLKFDLLSISSHKIYGPQGIGGLYIKRQGNTRIPISSLVHGGGQERGLRPGTVPVALAVGFGEASKLAKLEQHTRAEASRAVRNAFLLELKKVEHVVNGDLSRCQDHVVNIRFPGVDSEALMMALRESLAFSNGSACTSDSYDPSHVLIAMGLSEDQANESVRISWGSDVPALPIDRLVTEVESLRIQL; encoded by the coding sequence ATGAAAACGAACGACACACAACCCGTTTATCTTGACGTCAACGCAACCACGCCTCTTGATCCAAGAGTGTTTGAGGCAATGCGTGAATGTTTTTTAGGTCCACCGGCAAACGCAGGTAGCCGAACCCACGTATATGGGCATCGAGCGAAAGATGCGGTGGAGGATGCGAGAGCAAAAGTCGCAAACGTGATCGCCGCGAAACCTGAAGAAATTATTTTTACGAGTGGTGCAACCGAGAGCAACAACCTTGCGATTATTGGACTTGCGGCTCACGGAGAAGCGACAGGACGAAAACATATTCTATCAACAACTATCGAGCATAAGGCTGTCTTGGAGCCTCTAGAATACCTCGGTACAAAGGGCTTTGAGATCGAGCTAGTCCCTGTCGGGTCTGGAGGCTTTGTAGACCCCAATGACGTCGTTAAGCGATGTCGGAAAGACACTCTGCTCGTATCAGTGATGCACGCCAACAATGAAACAGGCGTGATTCAACCGATAAAAGAAATCGGCGAACATTTACAGGCGACCGACACTTGGTTCCATATTGATGCCGCACAAACTTTCGGCAAGGAACCAGACTTAACGGACCTTAAATTCGACTTGCTCTCTATCAGCAGCCACAAAATCTATGGACCGCAAGGCATCGGGGGCCTCTATATAAAGCGTCAGGGTAACACACGGATTCCAATCTCATCTCTGGTGCACGGAGGAGGTCAGGAACGCGGGCTTCGTCCGGGCACCGTACCAGTTGCGCTGGCTGTTGGATTCGGCGAGGCGTCCAAGCTGGCGAAACTCGAACAGCACACAAGAGCCGAGGCTTCGCGAGCCGTCAGGAACGCATTCTTGCTCGAGCTTAAAAAAGTCGAACATGTCGTAAATGGCGACTTGTCTAGATGCCAGGATCATGTCGTTAACATTAGGTTCCCAGGCGTGGATAGCGAAGCTTTAATGATGGCACTGCGTGAATCGCTAGCATTCTCGAACGGATCGGCGTGCACCAGCGATTCCTACGACCCAAGCCATGTCCTGATCGCGATGGGACTCAGCGAAGACCAAGCCAATGAGTCTGTTAGGATATCGTGGGGGAGTGATGTTCCAGCACTTCCTATCGACAGGCTAGTTACCGAAGTGGAAAGTCTTCGGATTCAACTTTGA
- a CDS encoding DNA sulfur modification protein DndB yields the protein MSLPGANVKPKMTDSIRGSFGLFTNAGNRQIAYLNTRFLQEDLQQIKTVRQVIPRHVLRIRELMQRDIDDDRVRSEVVQYLTPQEGVVRTRFFPPIVVAALPKPMPPNYDLPHLYPAPTNYTGGMFPIVRDENEGIDYEQRIFGDSFGFRIPLIGGSSSENGELFHGCEFIWNRDKLSLVAIDGQHRLLAIKSILGMLQEEDRARGYESCRLDAESMKTLGFSSIPVCIVSPWMLFESNSELTSGDEIAGVFRQIFVDVNKNAKTVSASRNILLDEQDLISIFTRNMVDSFEVESDLPDDKPVSEDSIALYQFEWDSPDGKEFQVNDLRAVSSVGLLNKIIRDLLLGKDRSEDSFRNWLKIEENDEDLSPAEKKLPGIDPVNIGSTKFSTWQRPILERRFAQTVQPCLTFVLRNLFPARTLIDRLEEKRLQLVSKHKSEEGNFRPRCSLDFLLGSRGDQAQIRDMCALEHPVGSFDPDICKATIQDIANDFLRREIDPAKSKLFSRIFFSRVGQAELFEFVMSTLWRNASDDASCMELCKTFVAAFNGAFEANEGNQMLFSSDQPWNSLSIANLSTAKYKQHHIAALLKIALCFLGEPHGMNDLFRDWSKTRDYLVDDGVKQIKQGLRHRLSLRLSNAAEVREISDDKKRREMLDKRVREDVDEIVDKLSDFVSNSTGRSLEA from the coding sequence ATGTCACTGCCAGGTGCAAATGTTAAGCCCAAAATGACGGACTCAATTCGAGGATCGTTTGGACTCTTTACGAACGCGGGAAATCGTCAGATTGCATATCTAAACACGAGGTTCCTTCAAGAAGACTTGCAACAGATTAAGACCGTGCGGCAAGTTATTCCCCGTCATGTTTTGCGCATTCGTGAGTTGATGCAACGCGACATTGACGACGATCGTGTGAGATCGGAAGTTGTTCAGTATCTAACTCCTCAAGAGGGAGTTGTGCGGACACGTTTTTTCCCACCTATTGTTGTTGCTGCACTCCCGAAGCCGATGCCGCCGAACTACGATCTACCACATCTTTATCCTGCGCCAACCAATTATACCGGTGGAATGTTTCCGATCGTTAGAGACGAAAATGAAGGCATTGACTATGAACAGCGAATATTTGGTGACTCATTTGGATTTCGTATTCCTTTAATCGGTGGTTCATCATCCGAGAACGGTGAACTGTTTCATGGTTGCGAATTCATTTGGAATCGTGACAAGCTTTCACTTGTTGCGATTGATGGCCAGCATCGCTTACTTGCGATCAAGTCCATTCTTGGAATGTTACAAGAAGAAGATCGTGCCCGGGGATACGAAAGTTGTCGTCTTGACGCTGAGTCGATGAAAACGCTGGGATTCTCAAGCATTCCTGTCTGTATCGTTTCGCCGTGGATGTTGTTTGAGAGCAACAGTGAGTTGACATCTGGGGATGAGATTGCAGGTGTCTTTAGACAAATTTTCGTAGACGTCAACAAGAATGCCAAAACAGTGAGCGCGAGCAGAAATATTCTGCTTGATGAACAAGATCTCATCTCTATTTTTACTCGCAATATGGTCGACAGCTTTGAGGTAGAGTCCGATCTTCCAGATGATAAGCCTGTATCCGAGGATTCAATCGCTCTGTATCAATTCGAGTGGGATTCGCCCGACGGAAAAGAGTTTCAGGTCAATGATCTTCGAGCAGTCAGTTCCGTTGGCTTGCTGAATAAGATCATTCGAGATTTGCTCCTCGGGAAAGATCGGTCCGAGGATAGTTTTAGAAATTGGCTCAAAATTGAGGAGAATGATGAAGATCTCTCTCCAGCAGAAAAAAAGCTTCCAGGCATTGACCCTGTAAATATTGGATCCACAAAATTCTCTACGTGGCAGCGGCCGATTCTCGAAAGACGATTTGCCCAGACTGTTCAACCTTGTCTGACATTTGTTCTTCGAAACCTATTTCCCGCACGAACGCTTATAGACAGACTCGAGGAAAAACGCTTGCAGCTGGTGTCTAAGCATAAAAGCGAGGAAGGTAATTTTAGACCCCGTTGTAGCCTCGATTTTCTCTTAGGTTCGCGAGGAGACCAGGCACAAATTCGCGACATGTGTGCATTAGAACATCCTGTCGGCAGTTTCGATCCGGACATTTGCAAAGCGACGATTCAAGACATTGCTAATGATTTCCTGAGGCGAGAAATAGATCCCGCGAAGTCGAAGCTCTTCTCGCGAATCTTCTTCTCCCGGGTTGGACAAGCGGAATTATTCGAGTTCGTAATGTCCACGCTCTGGCGGAATGCGTCTGACGACGCTTCTTGTATGGAATTATGCAAAACATTTGTAGCCGCTTTCAATGGGGCATTTGAGGCAAATGAAGGTAACCAAATGCTTTTCAGCTCAGATCAACCTTGGAATTCGTTGTCAATTGCCAATCTTTCAACTGCGAAGTATAAGCAGCACCACATAGCCGCGCTGTTAAAGATTGCCTTGTGTTTTCTTGGCGAACCCCATGGGATGAACGATCTGTTCCGCGATTGGAGCAAGACTCGAGACTACCTCGTCGACGATGGTGTTAAACAGATCAAACAGGGACTTAGGCACAGGCTCTCTCTGCGTCTGTCAAATGCCGCAGAAGTGCGAGAGATCTCTGATGACAAGAAACGCAGAGAAATGTTGGACAAAAGAGTACGTGAAGATGTTGACGAGATCGTGGACAAACTTTCAGATTTTGTCTCCAATTCGACCGGCAGATCCCTTGAAGCATAA